The genomic DNA TCGTTTCTAGAAACGATGAGACGAGAATTGAACTTGATATAAAATGTGTTCAGTGGGGAAACCCACATTGAAATGTAAGGagaaattagtaaaaataattatttgtggcACCACAATCTTTAAGTATGCTTAGATCGAGGAGGATTTCATCATATCTATTTCATTCTGGATTAATTCCCTTTGGATAGATTTAGGCCATACACACTGGTCTTCTGATTGAGAGTTTGCAGATAAAATATTAGAGAGAAATTCtctaaaaatttgttaattggtGAGCTCTTAGTTTTTCATTCTTTCAATATTTCTTAAGTTAGTTTTGTCGTTTCTGGAAGTGATGAGACAAGGACTACGCTTGATATAAAATGAGTTCGACTGCACTTGAGAAAACCCGCATTGAAATGCAATGAGAAATTAgcaaaaagaattaaaaattgttGCACCACAATCTTTGGGTATGCTAAAAACAAAAGGTattccattgacatacattctAGTTAGAGTTGTTCCATTCGAATTAAGAGTTATTTAGATTTGTCAAAAAAATCTAGATAAAATCTTATAGAGAAACTCTCccaaaaagttaatttattctACTTTACAAGTATTAATCGAGCAAAGTTTCACTCTCGTTTTTTATTCTTCCAATTTTTCCTTGAAGTGACGAGATCAGAattgagtttgagataaattGAGCTCGATTAAACATAGGGAACCCACATTGAATCAATGAGAAATTagcaaaacaaaaattaaacataGATTATTTTTTGCCCGACCCTACTCCCTTCATGCCTTTGTTGAAACCAAGGGATTTATCCATTTTGACTTTATTCTTTTTGGTATCTTTAGACAATTCATCCTATTCagagtgttctatttttatTGAGAGTGATTTAAGTTTGTCAAAAGGAATTGTGGTTAAAGTTTTTTCGAACTATTTATTGGTATGTTTGTCATGTTATTTTAGTTGTAGTCAATTCAACGTGAAAACTTAATTGTATCCCTTATTTGTGATTGACCACATCTAGTGGTAGAATTTTCCACTTCGTAACTTTTTTGGTTAAATGAAAGTTgtgattttgaattaattaacaaaagaaCTTGGATGGAtctatttcatgatattttttattaaacacttTATTATTGAAGTTTAGAACACATAATAAGAAAAGAAATGTACTTACCAAAGCTTCGATGCCATCAACTGCTACAATTTCTTTCCGGTTCCGTTCATCAAAAGACAAGTTATGAAGTGCCTCAACAGTTTTTTCGCTGCATCAAGAATAACATTCACAATAATATACTTTGTTAGtgattttataaactaatttctTTAGCATTTgactttattatatttgttgGTATGTAATTTTAGATTGAGTTTgtataatatgtaataataattattttaatgaggttatccaaatttcaaattataaattcacTCTTATTAATCgagtatttttttcatattgcAAAGATATACCAGAGTTGCAAATATTTAAACCAAGTAACGTTCAAAAGAAACGATTATACAACATACCAGATATGTTTATCTTCTGAACAAATGAGTCCTACAAGTCTTTGAAGAACACCTAATTTGTGTCCAGCTATTATACTGTTGTCATTTGTATGTACCATTCTTGTCAAGTTAGCAAAGACAAAAGCAacctaaaaaaaacatatataaaaattaataagggCAATGTCAAATTAAGAAGCTTTTTAActtttttgtttaaggtttaTTTTGAATGCAATCATTTTGTaccataatatttattagaaaacAAGTTTAAAAAGACATCAATTGTCTTACCAGCTCCAATACTCCAACAAACAAGCACTCTTGAGTAATAGTCACAAGGGCATCTAAGCAACTATTTCTACTAATTTCTATGCTTATTTTTTCATCTGATGTCATACATGCTAGTGTACCAACAACATTTTCCTGTAAAGAAGATCgttcataaaaaaacaaaaagttatTTCAAAGTTAATTTTTTCTAAGAATGTCATGGTTTAAGTGAAGATTTTTGTGAgtggtaaaatataaaataaaataaagtgaaatAAATGAACAAGATGAAAAATTTACCAACACATTTTCGCTTAAAGAAGTCCATCTTTGTAGGAGGTTTTTCAATATTTCTAAACCACCACACTCGTAAATAATATTCtacaaaaaataatgttataaacaatttttaatcggtcaaaataattgtcaaaataaagaattattatgaaaatagaACCTTATATTTATTCTCTGACATTACTTCATGCAATCTTTCACGCACATTCCTTAATCCATTACTAGCCTCCTCAAGAATAGATATATTCGTAGACTCTAGTAATTTCATTATAACTGAAACCCCTTCTTTGAAGGTcacaattataaattttttattcgaAAACACCATATTTATTCcctataaaacaaatataatgacaacatgtgaaaaatataaatattgaaatcaTCATTATATTCCAAACATACCTTCGTCACTTCTAATTGAACTCCTTCACTTGATgattttactaaatttaaaataattgccATTCCATATAGTATTGCCTTTATTATTTGATCATCTGTATCATCATCAACTTCTCCATCAAAAGGAGTTGATGCATGTAATGCAATTCCTCTAATCGCCCTTTTTTGTACATCCTCTTCtgaactttttaaaaaattagtcattAAAGTTAGACCATCTTTAATCCAGAAGTATGTCAATCTCATTGAGTGATAATTCATTTCTGCTAAACGAAGAAGCGAACGCGATAAATTAGAATTGATAGAATTAGAAGTATGTCAATCTCATTGAGTGATAATTCTCATTGTTGCATGTgaattttctttcttattttatagaattgaaaatttgaatttcaaaatggCCTATAATAGACCACATTTGGAtttctatattaatttttttagtttgagttatttgattattttaaataatgttttattatattatatatttttaataattaaattatttattttattaattaaaaaatcaaaatatttctatttattttatacaaaattagaattataaaatataaataatattttaataattcaatttaaatatctacactttaattaaataaaaatttaaatttgaatgcacgctaattaaaattttattaattatgtcaAATTTCTTAGGTAAAGATCAGagatatttcaatttttataaaaatatgactCACAATAAATTTTGagacattatttaattatttttattaaataattcaaccaCACTCAAACATTATTTGGTTGACATATAATatgacataatttaatttattaattaaaataataaaatattatttatttaaaaaaatatttaattaataattattaatatatttttttttatcaaaaacaacgtatgatcaaaatcattattaattaacaagttttaaaaataaattaagtttatttaaatatttgctATTAGACAATTCCGTGAATCCTCCTCTACTAATTTTATATCAATCCGGATCTTCTGCTATCGATTTCTGTGTTCCcttgttgcggaccaatcaaattgcagttttattattttattaataaatgaagcTCGGTTGGAGAGGGGGGAGAGAGAATCCAGAACCCGAGTTTCATTCCGGATTCACCCCAAACGCCATTAACGGAATGTCCAGTTAACATAcggaattaatataatattaatatgcaCCAGCAAAGCTAACTTCTCTCTAGGCGCCAAGTGAGAAGGAATGAAAAGAAGCCAAAGGAGCGAAGCTTACCCCGCCCAGGAgccctgacgttcatgtaaaccccaacccacccatgaaaAGACCGTTTACCTATCATATAAATACGCTTACTCAAgtatgtaaataccaaaattaacattaatttaatatttctatattaaatattaaatacattttttaaaaataatatgcagcgaagaaatcttcgtttcaattatttcaatttaattttaaatttttttataaaatttttatttacgaggagacgctttggagcgaagaattctttgcttcaattacttatttttatatttaaaaaaattgcaaaatattttttgcgAGGAGACCCTTTAAAGCGATGAATTTTTcgattcaattattttaaacctgacgttcatgtaaaaacccCCAACCCACCTGTGAGAAGACcgtttacctatcatgtaagTACACTTACTCATttatgtaaataccaaaattaacaagaatttaatacttctatttattaattattaaataaatttattcctcgtaaataaaaatttcataaaaaattttaaaattaaaatgaattaattgaagcgaaaaTTTCTTCGCTGAATGTCATTTccaataagtttatttaataattaataaatagaagtattaaattcttgttaattttggtatgagaaatgatattttcaacgaatgagtagcgaaagcaaggccacgaatctacgtggccttgccagctaggagagagaaaaaaaaagaaaaaaaaaaaaacgtttcagtttcccccttctt from Impatiens glandulifera chromosome 9, dImpGla2.1, whole genome shotgun sequence includes the following:
- the LOC124915915 gene encoding protein ARABIDILLO 2-like: MNYHSMRLTYFWIKDGLTLMTNFLKSSEEDVQKRAIRGIALHASTPFDGEVDDDTDDQIIKAILYGMAIILNLVKSSSEGVQLEVTKGINMVFSNKKFIIVTFKEGVSVIMKLLESTNISILEEASNGLRNVRERLHEVMSENKYKENVVGTLACMTSDEKISIEISRNSCLDALVTITQECLFVGVLELVAFVFANLTRMVHTNDNSIIAGHKLGVLQRLVGLICSEDKHICEKTVEALHNLSFDERNRKEIVAVDGIEALSTVDPA